A single genomic interval of Roseomonas aeriglobus harbors:
- a CDS encoding MFS transporter has protein sequence MTETANRRPRQGFAGLWNISFGFFGIQIGFALQNANMSRIFQSLGESLDDLAFLWIAAPLTGLIVQPIIGHYSDRTWGRFGRRRPYFFGGAIFAALALFGMPNAPALWAAAVLLWMLDASLNVSMEPFRAFVGDMLDKDQHTAGYAIQTAFIGAGAVVGSVTPYVLDHLGVANVASGGGVPDTVRYSFYAGGAALFLAVLWTVLTTREYSPEQIAAFDGAAAPATPAPPQSTAGGLAWIASGVVIGALVFTAGLEKELYVLAGLLAAYGSARIVAAQRHASGRSDNLLTHIVGDFAGMPPIMKRLALVQFFTWSALFIMWIYTTPVVAQYVFGSSDPASAAYNAGGNWVGILFAAYNAVAALAALFLLRPLARAIGKVRAHALCLAIGALGYLSFLFVRDANLLLLSEVAIGIAWASILAMPYAILASSLPQAKLGIYMGLFNVFIVVPQLLVATVMGTIVRHLFPTEPVWTMAFAAGVMGLAALATLRVGDDRAG, from the coding sequence ATGACCGAAACAGCAAACCGCCGCCCGCGCCAGGGCTTTGCCGGGCTGTGGAACATCAGCTTCGGCTTCTTCGGCATCCAGATCGGCTTCGCGCTGCAGAATGCGAACATGAGCCGCATTTTCCAGTCGCTGGGCGAGAGCCTGGACGATCTGGCCTTCCTGTGGATCGCGGCGCCCCTGACCGGGCTGATCGTCCAGCCGATCATCGGCCATTATTCCGATCGCACCTGGGGGCGGTTCGGGCGGCGGCGGCCGTATTTCTTTGGCGGTGCGATCTTCGCCGCGCTCGCGCTCTTCGGCATGCCCAATGCCCCCGCGCTGTGGGCGGCGGCGGTGCTGCTGTGGATGCTCGATGCGTCCCTGAACGTCTCGATGGAGCCGTTCCGCGCCTTCGTCGGCGATATGCTCGACAAGGATCAGCATACCGCCGGCTATGCGATCCAGACCGCCTTCATCGGTGCAGGCGCCGTCGTCGGGTCGGTGACGCCCTATGTCCTCGATCACCTGGGCGTCGCCAATGTGGCAAGCGGGGGCGGGGTGCCCGATACGGTACGCTACAGCTTCTACGCGGGCGGCGCGGCGCTGTTCCTGGCGGTGCTGTGGACGGTGCTGACGACGCGCGAATATTCGCCCGAGCAGATCGCCGCCTTCGACGGGGCTGCCGCTCCCGCGACACCCGCGCCGCCGCAATCGACCGCGGGGGGCCTTGCCTGGATCGCGAGCGGCGTCGTCATCGGTGCGCTCGTCTTCACGGCCGGCCTGGAGAAGGAGCTGTACGTCCTCGCCGGCCTGCTCGCCGCCTACGGCTCGGCCCGGATCGTCGCGGCGCAGCGCCACGCGAGCGGGCGCAGCGACAATCTGCTGACGCACATCGTCGGCGATTTCGCCGGCATGCCGCCGATCATGAAGCGGCTCGCACTCGTCCAGTTCTTCACCTGGTCGGCGCTGTTCATCATGTGGATCTACACCACGCCCGTCGTCGCCCAATATGTGTTCGGATCGTCCGACCCGGCTAGCGCCGCCTACAATGCCGGTGGCAATTGGGTCGGTATCCTCTTTGCTGCGTACAATGCGGTCGCGGCGCTGGCGGCGCTGTTTCTGTTGCGCCCGCTCGCCCGTGCGATCGGCAAGGTGCGGGCGCATGCGCTGTGCCTGGCCATCGGTGCGCTCGGCTATCTTTCCTTCCTGTTCGTCCGCGACGCGAACCTGCTGCTGCTGAGCGAAGTCGCGATCGGAATTGCCTGGGCGTCGATCCTCGCGATGCCCTATGCGATCCTCGCCTCCAGCCTGCCGCAGGCTAAGCTCGGCATCTATATGGGGCTGTTCAACGTCTTCATCGTCGTGCCCCAGCTGCTGGTGGCGACCGTCATGGGCACGATCGTCCGCCATCTGTTTCCGACCGAGCCCGTCTGGACGATGGCCTTCGCCGCCGGGGTAATGGGCCTCGCCGCGTTGGCCACGCTGCGGGTTGGGGACGATCGAGCGGGCTAG
- a CDS encoding glycoside hydrolase family 97 protein, producing MMTRMFVSLLALVTAQPALAEVVAKADSPDKSITVSVSIDNDGRASYAVTRKRKPIIANSALGFLFTDAPKLDRYFALVDAKTSKSDTSWTQPFGEWQTIRDNHTDLVVRLKEKVRDQREMQVTFRIFDDGVGFRYTLPDQPNLHHVNIADELTEFAIAEDGVAWWKPAYGWNREEYLYNATPISSVGTAQTVATFKLASGTHIAIHEAALVDYSAMNLQRFEGTKLKANLTPGSGAPKVSRDAGFSTPWRTIAIADDAPGLYYASRMTLNLNEPNKLGDVSWIEPGKFAGVWWNMIKGVWSWARGPIHGATNAHVRQYIDFAAANGIKNVLVEGWNVGWDGDWFGNGNDMNFSQPTEDFDIKALSEYARGKGVRLIGHHETGGSVSHYDKQLDTAFKFAADHGERFVKTGYVTDAGQIERVDPDGSKHREWHEGQWMVNHHLRVVQTAAKYKVSVDAHEPVKDTGLRRTYPNWVAREGGRGMEYMSWAGKNPPEHEANMVFTQLLGGPMDFTPGIVSLKGSENSDIPSTLAKQLANYVVIYSPVVMVADTPEAYAQYPGAFQFIKDVPTDWTDTRVLNGEVGDYVTIARKAKGSNDWFLGSVGDEQPRTTTIGLDFLDPGKTYTAQIYRDGPNADYRTPNRHAITIESKPVKRGDTLTLALAPGGGQAIRFVAPGAARGKRRR from the coding sequence ATGATGACCCGGATGTTCGTGAGCCTGCTGGCGCTGGTCACCGCGCAGCCTGCCCTGGCCGAGGTCGTTGCCAAGGCGGATTCGCCCGACAAGTCGATAACCGTCTCGGTCTCGATCGATAATGATGGCCGCGCGTCCTATGCGGTCACGCGCAAGCGCAAGCCGATCATCGCCAACAGCGCGCTTGGCTTCCTGTTCACCGATGCGCCGAAACTCGACCGGTATTTCGCGTTGGTCGACGCCAAGACGTCGAAAAGCGATACCAGCTGGACCCAGCCGTTCGGCGAATGGCAGACGATCCGCGACAATCACACCGATCTGGTCGTGCGCCTTAAGGAAAAGGTCCGCGACCAGCGCGAGATGCAGGTCACCTTCCGCATCTTCGACGACGGCGTCGGCTTCCGCTACACGCTGCCCGACCAGCCGAACCTGCACCACGTCAACATCGCCGACGAACTGACGGAATTCGCCATCGCCGAGGACGGTGTCGCCTGGTGGAAGCCGGCGTACGGCTGGAACCGCGAGGAATATCTCTACAACGCGACGCCCATTTCCAGCGTCGGTACCGCGCAGACCGTCGCCACCTTCAAGCTCGCCAGCGGTACGCACATCGCGATTCACGAAGCGGCGCTGGTCGACTATTCGGCGATGAACCTTCAGCGCTTCGAAGGCACCAAGCTCAAGGCGAACCTGACGCCGGGATCGGGCGCGCCCAAGGTCAGCCGCGATGCGGGCTTCTCGACCCCCTGGCGGACGATCGCGATCGCCGATGATGCGCCGGGGCTGTATTACGCCAGTCGGATGACGCTGAACCTCAACGAGCCCAACAAGCTCGGCGACGTGTCGTGGATCGAGCCGGGCAAGTTCGCCGGGGTCTGGTGGAACATGATCAAGGGCGTGTGGAGCTGGGCGCGCGGCCCCATCCACGGCGCGACCAACGCCCATGTCCGCCAGTACATCGACTTCGCCGCGGCCAACGGCATCAAGAACGTGCTGGTCGAGGGCTGGAATGTCGGCTGGGACGGCGACTGGTTCGGCAACGGCAACGACATGAACTTCAGCCAGCCGACCGAGGATTTCGACATCAAGGCGCTGTCGGAATATGCGCGCGGCAAGGGCGTCCGCCTGATCGGCCACCACGAAACCGGTGGGTCGGTCAGCCACTATGACAAGCAGCTCGACACCGCATTCAAATTTGCCGCCGACCACGGCGAGCGCTTCGTGAAGACCGGCTATGTCACCGACGCCGGCCAGATCGAGCGGGTCGATCCCGATGGCTCGAAGCATCGTGAATGGCATGAGGGCCAGTGGATGGTGAACCACCATCTGCGCGTCGTGCAGACCGCCGCCAAGTACAAGGTGTCGGTCGACGCGCACGAGCCGGTGAAGGACACCGGGCTGCGCCGCACCTACCCGAACTGGGTCGCGCGCGAAGGCGGGCGGGGCATGGAATATATGAGCTGGGCCGGCAAGAACCCGCCCGAGCATGAAGCCAATATGGTCTTCACCCAGCTGCTCGGCGGCCCGATGGATTTCACGCCCGGCATCGTGAGCTTGAAGGGCAGCGAGAACAGCGACATCCCCTCGACGCTGGCCAAGCAGCTGGCGAATTATGTCGTCATCTACTCGCCGGTCGTGATGGTCGCCGACACGCCGGAGGCCTATGCGCAATATCCGGGCGCCTTCCAGTTCATCAAGGATGTCCCCACCGACTGGACCGACACCCGCGTGCTGAACGGCGAGGTCGGCGACTATGTCACGATCGCGCGCAAGGCGAAGGGCTCGAACGACTGGTTCCTGGGGTCGGTCGGCGATGAACAGCCGCGGACGACGACGATCGGCCTCGACTTCCTCGACCCGGGCAAGACCTACACCGCGCAAATCTACCGCGACGGGCCGAACGCCGATTACCGCACGCCCAACCGCCATGCGATCACGATCGAGAGCAAGCCGGTCAAGCGCGGCGATACGCTGACGCTGGCGCTGGCTCCGGGGGGCGGCCAGGCGATTCGTTTCGTGGCGCCGGGCGCGGCGAGGGGCAAGCGCCGGCGGTAA
- a CDS encoding alpha glucosidase, with translation MTILTRTDTNTATAADWWRGAAIYQIYPRSFADANGDGVGDLAGITSHLDYVASLGVDAIWLSPFYTSPMADFGYDIADYCDVDPIFGTLADFDALVARAHALGLKVIVDQVYAHTSDRHAWFAQSRASRHNPRADWYVWADAKPDGAPPNNWQSVFGGPAWTWDARRGQYYMHNFLSSQPQLNGHNPDVQDALLDVARFWLDRGVDGFRVDAINFSMHDPSLTDNPPAPTGNGVRTRPFDFQLHVHNQSHPDIPLFLERLRGVLDDYGATFTVAEVGGDDSERERKAFTAPGRLDSSYGFDFLYASALTPRVVAEAVQAWPDAPDTGWPSWAFENHDAPRAVSRWAGTRDPQAFAAMKMLLLACLRGTIILYYGEELGLTQVDVPFDRLQDPEAIANWPLTLSRDGARTPMPWAGDAAGLGFSSADPWLPTGPDHGPLAVDRQEADAGSLLHLTRRLLRMRHTSAALMRGDMIVLTATDDVLVFERRSEGERLRCAFNFGTAPVDLTPDQADGWQIIEQVGVADKWILTGPAGLIAREIA, from the coding sequence ATGACCATCCTGACCCGTACCGACACCAACACTGCGACCGCCGCCGACTGGTGGCGTGGCGCAGCGATCTACCAGATCTATCCACGTAGCTTTGCCGACGCGAACGGCGACGGGGTGGGAGACCTCGCCGGCATCACTTCGCATCTCGATTATGTTGCGTCGCTCGGCGTCGATGCGATCTGGCTGTCGCCTTTCTACACCTCGCCCATGGCCGATTTCGGCTATGACATCGCCGATTACTGCGACGTCGATCCGATCTTCGGTACGCTCGCCGATTTCGACGCCCTGGTCGCCCGCGCGCATGCGCTGGGGCTGAAGGTCATCGTCGATCAGGTCTACGCCCACACGTCGGACCGGCACGCCTGGTTCGCGCAGAGCCGCGCGAGCCGGCACAATCCGCGCGCCGATTGGTATGTCTGGGCCGATGCCAAGCCCGATGGCGCGCCGCCCAACAATTGGCAGTCCGTCTTCGGCGGCCCGGCCTGGACCTGGGACGCCCGGCGCGGCCAATATTACATGCATAATTTCCTGAGCAGCCAGCCGCAGCTCAACGGGCATAATCCGGACGTCCAGGACGCACTGCTCGACGTCGCGCGCTTCTGGCTCGATCGCGGGGTCGACGGCTTCCGCGTCGATGCGATCAACTTTTCGATGCACGACCCATCGCTCACCGACAATCCGCCCGCACCGACCGGCAACGGCGTCCGCACGCGGCCGTTCGATTTCCAGCTGCACGTCCACAACCAGTCGCATCCCGACATTCCGCTGTTCCTCGAGCGGCTGCGCGGCGTCCTCGACGATTATGGCGCGACCTTCACGGTGGCCGAGGTCGGCGGCGACGACAGCGAGCGCGAACGCAAGGCGTTCACCGCGCCCGGGCGGCTCGACAGTTCCTATGGCTTCGACTTCCTCTATGCGAGCGCGCTTACCCCGCGGGTGGTGGCGGAGGCGGTGCAGGCGTGGCCCGACGCGCCCGATACCGGCTGGCCGAGCTGGGCATTCGAGAATCACGATGCGCCGCGGGCGGTGTCGCGCTGGGCAGGGACGCGCGATCCTCAAGCCTTCGCCGCGATGAAGATGCTGCTGCTCGCCTGCCTGCGCGGGACCATCATCCTCTATTACGGCGAGGAACTGGGGCTGACCCAGGTCGATGTGCCGTTCGATCGGTTACAGGACCCCGAAGCCATCGCCAACTGGCCGCTGACCCTGTCGCGCGACGGCGCGCGGACGCCGATGCCCTGGGCGGGCGACGCGGCGGGCCTGGGCTTTTCGAGCGCAGACCCGTGGCTGCCGACCGGCCCCGATCATGGGCCCCTTGCGGTCGATCGGCAGGAGGCGGATGCCGGCTCGCTGTTGCACCTCACGCGCCGCCTGCTCCGGATGCGCCACACCAGCGCCGCGCTGATGCGGGGCGACATGATCGTGCTGACCGCGACCGACGACGTGCTCGTCTTCGAGCGCCGCAGCGAGGGGGAGCGGCTGCGCTGCGCTTTCAATTTCGGCACCGCGCCGGTTGATCTGACGCCCGACCAGGCGGATGGATGGCAGATCATCGAACAGGTCGGCGTGGCCGACAAATGGATTTTGACCGGCCCCGCGGGGCTGATCGCAAGGGAGATTGCATGA
- a CDS encoding alpha-amylase: protein MAASLQHEERQPFDKLRANGVGRASGASNTDDFRTRPPEDEIIYFVLPDRFDNADPANDRGGLKGGPLQTGFDPTAKGFYHGGDLKGLIRRLDYIQALGATALWVGPIFKNKAVQGAPGRESAGYHGYWITDFTTVDPHLGTDADFRALVDAAHARGMKVYMDIIVNHTADVIQMRECAGKGECLYRSRADYPYQRRGGVTGPAINPGFAGDEVRTAENFAKLTDPTYAYTPVVPATEKGIKVPAWLNDVTLYHNRGDTTYRNESSTMGDFVGLDDLMTENPRVIAGMIDIFGGWIDRYGIDGFRIDTAKHVNPEFWQVFVPAMEARATARGIANFHIFGEVSEHDIRPAALAQWTRTAALPAVLDFAFKEAVAATVAGTGGTILFEHLFDGDAIYAKGADTARILPTFTGNHDDGRVATSIRKAFPTASEAEILDRVKLTNALLLSLRGVPTIYSGDEQGFAGDGGDQDAREDMFASRVASYNDNRLVGTTRTTATDNFGTDGPLFRQIAELARIRRAEPALRRGSTAIRYRQDTPGLLAVSRIDPETGREVLLAFNTSTAPVRAQVQVEVGSRNFSALAGPCAATAVAPGSVTVTLPPLGYAICASDPT from the coding sequence TTGGCGGCAAGTTTGCAGCACGAAGAAAGACAGCCCTTCGACAAGCTCAGGGCGAACGGTGTGGGAAGGGCGTCCGGGGCAAGTAACACGGACGATTTCCGCACTCGCCCGCCCGAGGACGAGATCATCTATTTCGTCCTGCCCGATCGCTTCGACAACGCCGACCCGGCCAACGACCGCGGTGGATTGAAAGGCGGGCCACTTCAGACCGGGTTCGATCCAACCGCCAAGGGCTTCTACCACGGCGGCGACCTGAAGGGGCTGATCCGGCGGCTCGACTATATCCAGGCGCTCGGCGCGACGGCACTGTGGGTCGGGCCGATCTTCAAGAACAAGGCCGTGCAGGGCGCGCCGGGCCGGGAGAGCGCCGGCTACCACGGTTACTGGATTACCGATTTCACGACCGTCGACCCGCATCTGGGTACTGATGCCGATTTCCGCGCGCTGGTCGATGCCGCCCATGCGCGTGGAATGAAGGTCTATATGGACATCATCGTCAACCATACGGCGGACGTGATCCAGATGCGGGAATGTGCGGGCAAGGGCGAATGCCTCTACCGCAGCCGCGCGGACTATCCCTATCAGCGGCGCGGCGGGGTGACCGGCCCGGCGATCAATCCAGGGTTTGCCGGCGACGAGGTCCGAACGGCGGAGAATTTCGCGAAACTGACCGATCCGACCTATGCCTATACCCCGGTCGTCCCGGCGACGGAGAAGGGCATAAAGGTGCCGGCGTGGCTCAACGACGTGACGCTCTACCATAATCGGGGCGATACGACGTACCGCAACGAAAGCTCGACGATGGGCGATTTCGTCGGGCTCGACGATTTGATGACCGAAAATCCGCGCGTCATCGCCGGCATGATCGATATCTTCGGTGGCTGGATCGACCGCTACGGCATCGATGGTTTCCGCATCGACACCGCCAAGCATGTGAACCCCGAATTCTGGCAGGTGTTCGTCCCTGCGATGGAGGCGCGCGCCACGGCCAGGGGAATCGCCAATTTCCATATCTTCGGCGAAGTGTCCGAACACGACATCCGCCCGGCCGCGCTGGCGCAGTGGACGCGGACCGCGGCATTGCCCGCAGTGCTCGACTTCGCGTTCAAGGAGGCGGTGGCGGCGACCGTCGCGGGCACCGGCGGCACCATCCTGTTCGAACATCTCTTCGATGGCGACGCGATCTACGCGAAAGGCGCCGACACCGCGCGCATCCTGCCGACCTTCACCGGCAATCATGACGACGGCCGCGTCGCAACGTCGATCCGCAAGGCTTTCCCGACCGCGTCGGAAGCCGAAATCCTCGATCGGGTGAAGCTGACGAACGCGCTGCTGCTGAGCTTACGTGGCGTGCCGACGATCTATTCGGGTGACGAACAGGGCTTCGCCGGAGATGGCGGCGACCAGGACGCGCGCGAGGACATGTTCGCGAGCCGGGTCGCCAGTTACAACGACAACCGGCTGGTCGGCACGACGCGCACCACCGCGACCGACAATTTCGGCACCGACGGTCCGCTGTTCCGCCAGATCGCCGAACTCGCCCGCATTCGCCGCGCCGAACCCGCGCTGCGGCGCGGGTCGACCGCCATCCGCTACCGCCAGGACACGCCCGGCCTGCTCGCCGTTTCGCGGATCGATCCCGAAACCGGGCGCGAAGTGCTGCTCGCTTTCAACACCTCCACCGCGCCGGTGCGGGCGCAGGTGCAGGTCGAAGTCGGCTCGCGCAACTTTTCCGCTCTTGCCGGCCCCTGCGCCGCCACCGCTGTCGCGCCGGGCAGCGTCACCGTCACGCTGCCGCCGCTCGGCTATGCCATCTGTGCTTCGGACCCGACATGA
- a CDS encoding tryptophan 7-halogenase: MTTNPPIRIVIAGGGSAGWMCAAALGRFLGPGFSVTLVESDEIGIVGVGEATIPQIRLFNQALGIDEDDFVRATGATFKLGIEFVGWGAAGDRYMHAFGDIGRDSGLAPFHHLWLRGQRDGLARPLAVYSLNNQAALAGRMQRGPARTASVLPDMPYAFHFDASLYAAYLRRFAEARGVTRVEGRIVEVVRDGQSGDVAALLLDRDRRIEGDLFLDCTGFRALLIEGVLGTGYEDWTHWLPCDRAMAVPSARADDFTPYTRATAHGAGWQWRIPLQHRTGNGVVYSSAHLSDEAARDRLLANLDSEPLADPRPLRFTTGRRRALWKANVIAVGLASGFLEPLESTSIHMIQSAIERVLKLLPGRRIAPALRDEYNRQAVFEYERIRDFILLHYVANRRHEPFWQDRRETALPDTLRAKLDLWKASAQITREREELFTEVGWLQVLVGQGVMPDAWHPLADTMPAAQVAEFLDILPKLNAREVAQMPGHADFIARNCAAPRGLAA; this comes from the coding sequence ATGACGACCAACCCACCGATCCGCATCGTGATCGCCGGCGGCGGATCAGCGGGATGGATGTGCGCGGCGGCGCTCGGGCGGTTCCTGGGCCCGGGCTTCAGCGTGACGCTCGTCGAATCCGACGAGATCGGCATCGTCGGTGTCGGTGAAGCGACGATCCCGCAGATCCGGCTGTTCAACCAGGCGCTTGGGATCGACGAGGACGATTTCGTCCGCGCGACCGGCGCGACGTTCAAGCTGGGGATCGAATTCGTCGGCTGGGGCGCGGCCGGCGACCGCTACATGCACGCGTTCGGCGACATCGGGCGCGACAGCGGCCTGGCGCCGTTCCATCACCTGTGGTTGCGCGGGCAGCGCGATGGTCTGGCGCGGCCACTGGCGGTATATTCCCTCAACAATCAGGCAGCGCTCGCCGGGCGGATGCAACGCGGGCCGGCGCGGACGGCATCGGTGCTGCCCGACATGCCCTATGCCTTTCATTTCGATGCGAGCCTCTACGCCGCCTACCTCCGCCGCTTCGCCGAAGCGCGCGGCGTCACGCGGGTCGAGGGGCGGATCGTCGAGGTCGTGCGCGATGGCCAGAGCGGCGACGTTGCCGCGCTGCTGCTCGACCGCGACAGGCGGATCGAAGGCGACCTGTTCCTCGATTGCACCGGTTTCCGCGCGCTGTTGATCGAAGGCGTGCTGGGGACGGGGTATGAGGACTGGACGCATTGGCTGCCCTGCGATCGCGCAATGGCGGTGCCCTCGGCGCGGGCGGACGATTTCACGCCCTACACCCGCGCGACCGCGCACGGTGCGGGGTGGCAATGGCGCATCCCGCTGCAGCATCGCACCGGCAACGGCGTCGTCTACAGCTCGGCGCATCTGAGCGACGAGGCGGCGCGCGACCGTCTGTTGGCCAACCTCGACAGCGAGCCCCTCGCCGATCCGCGGCCGCTGCGCTTCACGACCGGGCGACGCCGCGCGCTGTGGAAGGCCAACGTCATCGCGGTCGGGCTGGCGTCGGGCTTCCTCGAGCCACTCGAATCGACCAGCATCCATATGATTCAGTCGGCGATCGAACGCGTGCTGAAACTGCTTCCCGGTCGCCGCATCGCCCCGGCGCTGCGCGACGAATATAATCGCCAGGCGGTGTTCGAATACGAACGCATCCGCGACTTCATCCTGCTGCATTACGTTGCCAACCGCCGCCATGAGCCGTTCTGGCAGGACCGGCGCGAGACGGCACTGCCGGACACGCTCCGCGCGAAGCTCGACCTGTGGAAGGCGTCGGCGCAGATCACCCGCGAGCGCGAGGAACTGTTTACCGAGGTCGGCTGGCTGCAGGTGCTTGTCGGGCAGGGTGTGATGCCCGACGCCTGGCATCCACTGGCCGATACGATGCCGGCGGCGCAGGTCGCGGAGTTCCTCGACATCCTGCCCAAACTCAACGCGCGCGAGGTGGCCCAGATGCCCGGACATGCCGATTTCATCGCACGGAATTGCGCTGCACCGCGGGGGTTGGCGGCGTGA